In one Gopherus evgoodei ecotype Sinaloan lineage chromosome 1, rGopEvg1_v1.p, whole genome shotgun sequence genomic region, the following are encoded:
- the RAI2 gene encoding retinoic acid-induced protein 2 yields the protein MEELYKDTQNLPMDVTNSPSTIANNKLENGVAQLITAEAWNINSTDLMKKALSPLVTVPAPSILTPPAESQSGVALKVAATVLQPICLGDSPVVLPIHLQVAGSTTPQIAPNNNTPYVMTTQGPVPLPVLLEQHVFQHLNSPLVLPQGTPCSTNPIHSNLFQGSSAPVGQPQLLDQKPSNQTQEPILPPVFQTPGFAAVLQDLFPPQSTLGSSPCQPPPDYSSVPPQAFSSPLSPLVPPATLLVPYPVIVPLPVPVPIPIPIPIPVPHGTESKVNPDYPKPPLFTLYSCKGTQTPLEKEESKPFDFIHHREFAQLNRHTVIKMNNENEALDLSMKTVPLLKASEVSSQLSPEDGALDLSIASYRKTGSAGVRAEAANAICSGSMMDSAAHSMMDKLSSVTVPFAHPKPHEASAKIDSRMTGSNSAELLRQQQKWLVDQTSRAACEPKTGNNIEIVSTSQTAKVIVSVKDAVPTIFCGKIKGLSGVSTKNFSFKRDMPQDSVLPCYDVKNQPEPRDNAEALRKPIKNRSVKLKKMNSQEIHILPIKKQRLAAFFPRK from the coding sequence ATGGAGGAACTGTACAAGGACACACAAAACCTGCCCATGGATGTTACCAACTCTCCTTCCACGATAGCTAACAATAAGTTAGAAAATGGGGTCGCCCAGCTGATAACTGCTGAAGCCTGGAATATCAACTCCACAGACTTGATGAAGAAAGCACTTTCACCACTTGTGACTGTCCCAGCCCCTTCGATCCTCACTCCACCAGCAGAATCCCAAAGTGGGGTAGCTCTGAAAGTAGCAGCCACAGTTCTCCAGCCAATTTGTttaggggatagcccagtggttcttCCAATACACCTGCAAGTAGCCGGGAGTACCACCCCCCAGATTGCGCCTAATAACAACACTCCATATGTAATGACGACTCAAGGTCCAGTTCCGCTACCTGTCCTCTTGGAGCAACATGTGTTTCAACATTTAAATTCTCCATTGGTGTTACCTCAGGGTACTCCCTGCTCCACAAATCCCATTCACAGCAATCTTTTCCAGGGTTCTTCTGCCCCAGTTGGACAGCCCCAATTACTGGATCAGAAACCATCCAACCAGACCCAGGAGCCCATTTTACCCCCAGTGTTTCAGACACCAGGATTTGCTGCAGTTCTTCAGGATTTGTTTCCTCCACAGAGCACCTTAGGTTCCTCACCCTGTCAGCCACCCCCAGATTATTCCTCTGTTCCACCCCAGGCCTTCAGTTCTCCTCTGTCTCCACTGGTACCCCCAGCCACCCTCCTAGTGCCGTATCCTGTGATTGTCCCCTTGCCAGTCCCAGTCCCCATCCcgatccccatccccatccctgtgCCTCACGGCACTGAATCCAAGGTCAACCCGGACTACCCCAAGCCACCGTTGTTCACCCTGTATTCCTGCAAAGGCACCCAAACCCCTCTGGAGAAAGAAGAATCCAAACCCTTTGATTTCATCCACCACAGGGAATTTGCCCAGCTGAATCGTCACACAGTCATCAAGATGAACAATGAGAACGAGGCCCTGGACCTTTCCATGAAAACGGTGCCCTTGCTAAAGGCAAGTGAGGTCAGTTCCCAGCTCTCCCCTGAAGATGGTGCTTTAGATTTGTCGATTGCTTCCTACAGGAAGACAGGCAGTGCCGGGGTCCGTGCTGAGGCAGCTAATGCAATTTGCTCTGGATCTATGATGGACAGTGCTGCTCACTCCATGATGGATAAACTCTCCAGTGTAACAGTCCCCTTTGCCCATCCCAAACCTCACGAAGCCTCAGCCAAGATCGACAGCAGAATGACTGGTAGCAATTCGGCCGAGCTCCTGAGACAGCAGCAAAAGTGGCTGGTGGATCAGACTAGCAGAGCAGCCTGTGAGCCCAAGACTGGGAATAATATTGAGATTGTGAGCACTTCACAGACTGCCAAAGTAATAGTCTCTGTCAAAGATGCCGTGCCCACGATTTTCTGTGGCAAGATTAAAGGCCTCTCGGGAGTATCCACCAAAAACTTCTCTTTCAAAAGGGATATGCCCCAGGACTCTGTTCTGCCGTGTTACGATGTGAAGAACCAGCCAGAGCCTAGGGATAATGCAGAAGCTCTTAGGAAACCAATCAAAAACAGGAGTGTAAAGTTAAAGAAAATGAACTCCCAGGAGATACACATTCTTCCAATCAAAAAGCAACGGCTCGCTGCCTTCTTTCCAAGAAAGTAA